The DNA sequence GAAAATATGCCACTATTACAAAATATCGGTCAAGGTATAGAAGATATAGATTTAGAAGGAACGATTTATCTACATAATCTCAATGGGCTAAATCAATTAAAGAATATGAAAGAAGCTGAAAAACCACATGTTTTAGTAGATAGTTTAGGTAATATTTTAGGACAGTTCGTAATTACCAGGTTAGAAGAAAAGCAGATGTATTTTTTACCTAGTGGACTACCAAGAAAAGTTGAATTTAGTTTGAGTTTGAAGAGCTATAGATGATTATATATTACTTAGCCAAAGAAGGAGAAATGCTAGATCTGATTTGCTGGAAACATTACGGATTTACGGATGGAGTAGTGGAATTAGTACTAGCAGAGAACTTAGGTTTGGCAGAATACGGAAGCTTTTTGCCTGCAGGATTAAAGATAAAGCTTCCTACTATTCAGAAACCAGTACAAAAGTCAAAATTAAAGGTCTGGGAATAAATGCAGCCAGATTTTATAATAGATAAATGTGAATCAATTAAAGATAGAGTCATATCATTGCGCCTTACAGATGAATCTGGGACAATAGACGATGTAGTTGAAGTACATGTTGATTACAGGGACGAAGAC is a window from the Wolbachia endosymbiont of Armadillidium arcangelii genome containing:
- a CDS encoding phage tail protein; translation: MLSLGPYKFAPTSLKYNRENRWSTIECIENMPLLQNIGQGIEDIDLEGTIYLHNLNGLNQLKNMKEAEKPHVLVDSLGNILGQFVITRLEEKQMYFLPSGLPRKVEFSLSLKSYR
- a CDS encoding tail protein X, with translation MIIYYLAKEGEMLDLICWKHYGFTDGVVELVLAENLGLAEYGSFLPAGLKIKLPTIQKPVQKSKLKVWE